The Tenebrio molitor chromosome 7, icTenMoli1.1, whole genome shotgun sequence region atttattttttatttacaattttgcaTTAACATGAATAGCTAGAGCTCCATCGTATTCCTCAATTCCCACATAAATGTCCGCATATCCGTCATCCCCAACTGTTACGACTTTCCCGGTGCAAGCTCCATTGGACAGACTTCCGGAAATAACGTCGCAATAAGTACCAGCAGGAAGACCAGTGTTGAGGTGTTGGTTCAAGTCACCATCAATAGTAAACGCGACAAATCATTTATTTCCTCTACCAAAAGCGATCTGTTGGGCATCATTCGACCACCAATTCGCTATATCCGTCCCTTCGACCGCATTTTTGAATCCCACCATGTTGTAAATCTCGCTCCAACGGTGCTCACAAACGTATCCATTGGTACAAGTATTGTCGTCATTGATTCCTGGGCCGATCAAGTTGCCGTCGGCGTCTTGAGGAGGTCCTTGGTCGTTGTTGTCAAAGTAGAAACTGGACATGATCCTTGTGGTGCCATAAGGATGAGCCAACATGAAAGCGATCGCCATTTTGTACGGCTTGGGGTTCTTGTACGTCAAAATCTGAGCCCCCCCGCTACGTTGGTTGTCGTGGTTGTCGATGAAAACAACAGCGTCGGAGCTCGGCATGAGGTTCCAGTCTGGACCCCAGTTGACTAAATTTGCCAGTTGGTTCCCACCTTGGAAAGCGTTGTCTAGATAGACGCCGTACTGGAATTCCAAAACAGCACCGATATCCGTGTAGTCGTATTTGCTTATAGGGTCTTCGCCTAGATCTATGACTTCTTGGTAAATAAAGGGTCTGGCACCGTCCGGGAAGCCGTAATCGGTGTTCAAATTCTTCAAGCCGGAGTAGATCACACCCAGATCTGACGGATACATCAGCTTGGCTGCGTCCATTCTGAACCCGGCCACCCCCAAGTCGATCAAGTGGTTCATAAAGTCGACGATCTTGCCCCTCACATAGTCTGACCCCTTCAAGATTTCCATTTAGTcgacaataaaataaacaacgaGGTGGTACCTGATTCAAATCACTGAGTTCGTTGAGTTCGCAGTTTCTCATGTTGTCAACATCTTGCCAGTTGCTGATCGGACAAGTGTCGTGGAAATCTCCCGAACCGAAAGGAACACCTGGATAGTTTTTACCGTCGTGGTCGGCGGAGTTTCCCGCGGTTCCGGTACCACTGAATCCGGTCATGTGGTTGATCACAGCGTCCACATAGATGCTACAAGATTCATATTGGACAATGTCTTGATGGTAGCAGTGTTACAATTACCGTACACCAACAGCATTGCAGCGTCTTGTCATGTCGACAAAAGCTGCCTCATCACCGGATCTGGTAATGATGAGGTAGCTTACGGGTTGGTACCGTTCCCACCATGGTCTCGGACTGATTATCAAGTTTTCATTAGCTGGAGAGACCTAAGAAGTTCAAGTTAACAAGGTTTAAACTGGATGCGAAGGGTAGTACCTGAACTCCGGCGTACCCTTTGGGTGCTAGAAACCTCTCGCACTCGGCGGCTATGTCGTCCCATTTCCATTCGAACAAATGTACGATGGTGTTCCTACCACCTGCAAAGTTAGGGTCCTTTTGGGTGTACACCCCCACGAAGAACCACAAAAGGAGTACTACAACGGTTGACATTGTCGCACGAGATATAAATTTTCACTCGGTTCTGATATTTATACTCTCATTTATTAGTACAGGGAAGTGTATAAGTGCCTAGTAACAAATTTCTACAGTATAGGAGtacttaatagttatttttaaagcTATTGCGACAAAATGACAAGGGAAAATCTTTGTTTGTAATAACGAAGTggtgattttcaaaatttctctTATCAAGCGATAATTTTGGAGTGTGTTGATCCAAGCGAGCAATCCCTAGATACATGTTGACTATCTTCCCAAAGTAATTgctataaacattttaataggCACTTACCTTGTTAAAATCATTAATTATTGCTCGCTGAAATTACCTTGATTTCTTCTGGACATGAATACTTCCACTTAATTCATTCGTGCGTGATTTTTAAAAGGATCATGTCCACAAAGACAAATTTACTTTCGCATTCTGGAGTTCTATTTTACCAATACCATCTTCATCCAAGGTCTGTTcaacataattattaaaaaactctGATGAgtacttaaaaatttattacgcAAGCTAATAGTACTTGAGTACCTGAACTGGGAATGACAAGTCAGACggaaaaatattgcaaaattgAGCGCGAGAGAGAAGAGTTGGtcctaaattgaaaaaaaaaaaaaattcgatgcGGTGCTGCggtccatttgaaaaaaaaaataagaaagtacCATCTGAAGTCGGCTCGCTTTCGTTATTTGACACGAAGTgctgaattaatttattcttgTTTACGATTTTTTCTGCTAATCTAATTCTTGCAATGATTGTACCAGAAGTTGTGCTACATCTTGCCAGTCATAGCCACTCGATAAGAACAAAAATAGATCAGACAAGTTCTCCGATCGATATCGATATCTGCAATTgtattttgaacaatttgttgtttttcaatCGACTCTctaaaaatgataaacaatttaaaaaatgaaaactgataTTGGGACTAGaacaacaatttttcatttggcACCGTTATCGTTTCTTCCTCCTCTTTGTTTCCACACCAAATAGccatttatttttagttcCATTTTTGTGTGAATCTGTGTGCAATTTGTCACCGTTTCGGTAAACCCGAATTGCTACAGATTCCGCTGGACTGGTCACAGATTAGCGAAAATAGACGAGAATAGATTTCGTCACGCAATCGATAGTCGCATTTCGTGATTCACCAACGGTTTAAATCTTGTTTCCTAAAAGGGCAATCGCTCTGTCAGTTTGAACCCGAAGAAAACGTGCCTAATAAACGGGCACTTTTTACAACACTGTCGATAGCAACAatgattagatttttttactgttggtACGCATGCCAGGCTAAAATTGGTTTTACCGTCCTGTCACATTCTCATTTCATAATATATTATTTACAATGATTGCCATCACGATTAATAATGATGCGAGATTAAACCGGACTATTGATGGATGGGCTGACCCTGGATTGTTTGTTTGTGGAGTACACTTCTTTACACTCCAGTCCGCACCGACAAAGCTCGACTCACACCACAAAATCTTTCCAGTCCTAATGAATTCTAATTGTTTCGTTGTTAATTAGTCAGATAATTTCCCTCAAAGGTTGTTCAAACACATGCATTGCGTgtcttcaaaattaaattaaccaaattatAACTCACGGTTTCGCCAAATGGCAATTACACGTGATGAGATTCAACGATCGAGTACATCCGCTCGAACGTGTTAATTCCTTTAAACCGAAGACAAACATTACAAATCGGCATTAAAACCATTGGTCATCATCCAATCAACTACGTCAAAATTTTTCTGAACTTATTTTTGAGGTTAAGGTCATAAAAATCTTTACCTTTCAATGATGGTTTATATTAACATTTCGCATTTACAATCAATTGTTAAAACGCTTTTAATTGGCAGGCCCGTGtcgattttttcaaattgtcaaaatttgcgCTCCCTAGTTGCTGGAATTGGGCAACGGTAGAATTGTAATCATGCATTCTGTATTCCATGGAGACTCGACTCGAATTAACAGTTTCGCATAGCGAGCAATACCCAattggaaaattaatttcttaatttcGGACCACCCCAAAgagaaatgttttaattaaaatttacagcACCGCATTTTTCTTCAATTCTTTAACAAGATTTGCCCCAACAAACCGCCACGATCCAGTGATAATGATCGTTGcgtttatgtaaattttcgtCCGAGTTAAGAATAATTAACGTCGTGgcttaaaaatttgaaatcgtTTGAAAATTAATAGATCGTGTTTGAGCGAACTGCAGTCATGACTGTACAATTTTCCAGGCTTCATTTGCATTCTGTCGGCGTAATTCCAATTGAAATAATGTCGTAAAACTCTTCTTATCTAATAAATGTAGTACTTTAATTGCCGCGTATGCGATTGCAAGCTGTAGGTACGACGCCGGTTGCACAAGAAGTACATAATGCAACTGCGACGGTGGCCTAAAAATTCTAAAcgacgattgctctaatttttaCACCGAATTACAGATTAGTTCAAGTGTTAAGGTCAATTGCGCTAATTTTACGGCacagtttaaatttaattggccCGGCCCCAGCCCGTGCTTCTTTTTCTTCGTTTTGCGGGGTCTGTGTCGCGTTTAATTCCGAGGAATTATTGCGAATTGCATCGTGGGTAAGAATACATAACGCAAGTAACGTAAACGTTTGCACAAGAGCTGTGTGTATTTTTATATCAAGGTCATAATAATCATCCCTCCAGCTTTAGACAAGACAGTGCAAGGCCTTCTTTTGGAACATCTCCCACACATATCAAAGAAGATGTGAATACACTTTCACCCGCAGTAGTCGTGGGGATCTATAAATACCTGCGGACATCTTCATTAACCATCAACTTCATCGAAGACATCCTTCCGACGGTTCTAACTTTGTGTGTGCAAGTGCGTTCGACATGAGTTCATTAAAACTAGTGGTAAGTGACAGTGAGACGCGAAACTGGCAATTTTCAAATCTGGACTGTAACATTTCCAAAACGAAAAtctttttggtttttttctCAACAAGAGCAGTGCCCCTCGGACCAAATCAAAATCAATTCGaattgttttataatttatttgtttttcgcCTGATTTATAATTACTCGCCCAGTTTACACTTGTTTCGACATctgaacaatgaaaaattaacaaattaatttctcccaagttttgcaataattattattatctaatTTGCAGAGCTGTACACTTGCACTATGTTGCTTGCTCAACGGATCTCTTGGGGGACAACTCGCTAAGCGTGACGGTAAGTAatttacttaatttaattCGT contains the following coding sequences:
- the LOC138135092 gene encoding alpha-amylase-like: MSTVVVLLLWFFVGVYTQKDPNFAGGRNTIVHLFEWKWDDIAAECERFLAPKGYAGVQVSPANENLIISPRPWWERYQPVSYLIITRSGDEAAFVDMTRRCNAVGVRIYVDAVINHMTGFSGTGTAGNSADHDGKNYPGVPFGSGDFHDTCPISNWQDVDNMRNCELNELSDLNQGSDYVRGKIVDFMNHLIDLGVAGFRMDAAKLMYPSDLGVIYSGLKNLNTDYGFPDGARPFIYQEVIDLGEDPISKYDYTDIGAVLEFQYGVYLDNAFQGGNQLANLVNWGPDWNLMPSSDAVVFIDNHDNQRSGGAQILTYKNPKPYKMAIAFMLAHPYGTTRIMSSFYFDNNDQGPPQDADGNLIGPGINDDNTCTNGYVCEHRWSEIYNMVGFKNAVEGTDIANWWSNDAQQIAFGRGNK